Proteins from a genomic interval of Diaphorobacter sp. HDW4A:
- a CDS encoding FixH family protein — MNTQSTTPEILDTAQCQPPALPWWRHAHVWLIISGPAIVVVAGFVTLWLAIRTPDPVVEEDYYQRGLKINETLRQQHSDRSMLPAVKGRNHAATEDDSMHQTDR, encoded by the coding sequence ATGAACACGCAAAGCACGACTCCTGAAATTTTGGACACGGCTCAGTGCCAGCCCCCTGCATTGCCATGGTGGCGTCATGCGCATGTCTGGTTGATCATCTCCGGACCGGCCATCGTCGTCGTAGCGGGCTTCGTCACCCTGTGGTTGGCCATTCGCACGCCGGACCCCGTGGTGGAGGAAGACTATTACCAGCGCGGCTTGAAGATCAACGAGACGCTGCGTCAGCAGCACAGTGATCGCAGCATGTTGCCCGCAGTGAAGGGGCGCAACCACGCCGCGACGGAGGACGATTCCATGCATCAGACGGATCGGTGA
- the fnr gene encoding fumarate/nitrate reduction transcriptional regulator Fnr — MTPQTIKVACSNCNLRELCMPLGLSDDQLKRLDEVVAVRRRVKRGATLFRNGEPFTSLFAIRTGFFKTCVATEDGRDQVTGFQMAGEIIGLDGIVSDRHTCDAVALEDAEVCVMPFDNIEELSREVKALQHHVHKIMSREIVREHGVMLLLGSMRAEERLAAFLLNLVQRLHARGFSQSELVLRMTREEIGSYLGLKLETVSRTFSKFVEEGIVEVKQRHVRIIDATALRNIVNSQQTCH; from the coding sequence ATGACACCGCAAACCATCAAAGTCGCATGCTCCAACTGCAACCTGCGAGAACTTTGTATGCCACTCGGCCTGTCCGACGATCAACTAAAAAGACTCGATGAGGTGGTCGCAGTTCGTCGCAGGGTCAAGCGCGGCGCAACGCTGTTTCGCAATGGAGAGCCTTTCACATCGCTGTTCGCCATCCGCACAGGCTTCTTCAAGACCTGCGTGGCGACCGAAGATGGTCGCGATCAGGTCACGGGCTTTCAGATGGCCGGTGAAATCATTGGTCTTGACGGCATCGTGAGTGATCGCCACACCTGTGATGCCGTTGCGCTCGAAGACGCCGAAGTCTGCGTCATGCCTTTCGACAACATTGAAGAACTCTCCCGCGAAGTCAAGGCGTTGCAGCACCACGTGCACAAGATCATGAGCCGCGAAATCGTTCGCGAGCATGGCGTGATGCTGCTTCTCGGCAGCATGCGTGCCGAAGAACGCTTGGCCGCCTTCCTGCTCAATCTCGTGCAGCGCCTGCACGCACGCGGTTTCTCACAATCGGAACTGGTGCTTCGCATGACCCGCGAAGAAATCGGCAGCTACCTTGGCCTGAAGCTCGAAACGGTGAGCCGCACGTTCTCCAAGTTCGTTGAAGAAGGCATTGTGGAAGTCAAGCAGCGCCATGTGCGCATCATTGATGCCACCGCACTGCGCAACATCGTCAACAGCCAGCAAACCTGCCACTGA
- the hemN gene encoding oxygen-independent coproporphyrinogen III oxidase: MPVVTPELIRQFDVSGPRYTSYPTADRFVEAFGQDDYILALQQRRIGSNAKALPLSLYVHVPFCESLCYYCACNKIITKHPERAEAYLRYLSREIDLHTEHCGVNQHVSQLHIGGGTPTFLSNEGLQDLMSMIRRNFVLEPGGEYSIEIDPRTVNNDRLTFLHQLGFNRLSFGVQDFDPEVQKAVHREQPAEQVFQLMEEARRIGFDSVNVDLIYGLPRQTPESFERTLAQVCELRPDRIALYAYAHLPERFKPQRRILSDDLPMPSAKVAMLARSLEVFQEAGFVYIGMDHFALPDDSLAIAKRQGRLHRNFQGYSTQPDCDLIGLGVSAIGKVGATYSQNAKTLDDYYDCINHGRLPVVRGLALSRDDLLRRSVIMALMCQGELLFESIEQAWLIDFSSYFAPELEQLEAMQEQGLVRLHEDSIEVTAMGWHFVRGVAMLFDRYLQGNRNRERFSRII; this comes from the coding sequence ATGCCTGTTGTTACTCCCGAACTCATTCGACAATTCGACGTTTCCGGGCCCCGCTATACGTCCTACCCAACGGCAGATCGCTTCGTTGAAGCGTTTGGTCAAGATGACTATATCCTCGCTCTGCAACAGCGGCGCATTGGTTCTAATGCCAAAGCGCTGCCATTGTCCCTCTATGTGCACGTTCCGTTTTGTGAGTCTCTTTGCTATTACTGTGCGTGCAATAAGATTATCACCAAACATCCGGAGCGGGCGGAAGCGTATCTTCGCTATCTGAGTCGAGAGATCGATTTGCATACTGAACACTGTGGTGTCAATCAGCATGTAAGCCAATTGCACATCGGCGGAGGCACCCCGACATTTTTGTCGAATGAGGGTTTGCAGGATCTGATGTCGATGATCCGCCGGAATTTCGTGCTTGAACCCGGCGGCGAGTACTCCATCGAGATCGATCCAAGGACTGTCAACAATGATCGCCTGACGTTTTTGCACCAACTTGGGTTCAATCGATTGAGCTTCGGTGTGCAGGACTTCGATCCCGAGGTGCAGAAGGCCGTGCACCGTGAGCAGCCAGCCGAGCAGGTTTTCCAGCTGATGGAAGAGGCTCGCAGGATCGGCTTCGACTCGGTGAACGTGGATCTGATTTATGGCCTGCCGCGCCAGACGCCTGAATCCTTCGAGCGCACACTGGCTCAGGTTTGTGAGCTGCGGCCGGACCGGATTGCCCTGTATGCCTACGCCCACTTGCCGGAGCGCTTCAAGCCGCAGCGTCGCATTCTCTCGGACGATCTGCCCATGCCCTCCGCCAAAGTCGCAATGCTGGCCCGTTCGCTGGAGGTGTTTCAGGAGGCGGGATTTGTCTACATCGGGATGGATCACTTCGCGCTACCCGACGATTCCCTGGCCATTGCCAAGCGTCAGGGGCGTCTGCATCGCAATTTCCAGGGTTACAGCACGCAGCCCGATTGCGATCTGATAGGGCTAGGGGTGTCGGCCATCGGCAAGGTTGGGGCCACCTACAGCCAGAACGCGAAGACGCTGGATGATTACTACGACTGCATCAACCATGGGCGATTGCCAGTCGTGCGCGGGCTCGCGCTCTCGCGCGACGACCTGCTGCGTCGCTCGGTCATCATGGCGCTGATGTGTCAGGGCGAGCTGTTGTTCGAGTCCATCGAGCAGGCTTGGCTGATCGATTTTTCCAGTTACTTCGCTCCCGAACTGGAGCAACTGGAGGCCATGCAGGAGCAGGGGTTGGTCAGGTTGCACGAAGACAGCATCGAGGTTACCGCCATGGGTTGGCACTTCGTGCGCGGCGTCGCCATGCTGTTTGACCGCTATCTGCAGGGCAATCGCAACCGCGAACGCTTCTCGCGCATCATCTGA
- a CDS encoding sulfite exporter TauE/SafE family protein, protein MWAIASAAFLMGLLGGAHCLVMCAAPCSALLQSSKEGGDRIHVVKFVRNGHSWLRPLLFHLGRILGYSLVGAMAAYAMDRLAWFSQGTSALRPVWSIVHVVIIGWGLMMLMRLNAPAWMESAGRTLWQRVQPVVSRPGGIFAVGCGWAFMPCGLLYSALLLAALSGGPAAGALSMALFAVASGIWLLAGRWLWISLGERVRDPRWEAWGSRIAGLILVALGAMALWWGVVHQQPAPWCLP, encoded by the coding sequence ATGTGGGCGATTGCCTCGGCCGCCTTTCTGATGGGATTGCTAGGGGGGGCACATTGCCTCGTGATGTGTGCTGCCCCGTGCAGCGCGCTTTTGCAGTCCTCGAAGGAGGGCGGTGATCGCATCCATGTCGTGAAATTCGTGCGCAACGGGCACTCTTGGCTGCGCCCGTTGCTGTTCCATCTCGGGCGCATTCTGGGTTACTCGCTCGTCGGGGCCATGGCCGCCTACGCGATGGACCGGCTTGCGTGGTTCAGTCAGGGTACGAGCGCGCTGCGGCCCGTCTGGAGCATCGTGCACGTGGTCATCATCGGCTGGGGTTTGATGATGTTGATGCGTTTGAATGCGCCCGCGTGGATGGAGTCTGCCGGACGTACTCTCTGGCAACGCGTCCAGCCGGTGGTCTCACGCCCCGGTGGAATTTTTGCAGTGGGCTGTGGTTGGGCTTTCATGCCCTGCGGACTGCTGTATTCCGCACTGTTGTTGGCAGCCCTGAGTGGTGGGCCCGCCGCTGGTGCGCTTTCGATGGCGCTGTTTGCCGTGGCGAGTGGCATCTGGCTGTTGGCGGGGCGCTGGCTCTGGATCAGTCTGGGCGAACGCGTGCGTGATCCGCGCTGGGAGGCCTGGGGCTCCCGGATTGCGGGGCTGATCTTGGTGGCGTTGGGCGCAATGGCTCTTTGGTGGGGTGTTGTGCATCAGCAGCCCGCGCCTTGGTGTCTACCATGA
- a CDS encoding cell division protein ZapA translates to MKQIEVKIMQQSYLLSCPEDQETRMLSAVERVDAAMTRIRDAGKVRARERIAVLAALNMAFEIADHETAALAAKEQTDALLAAVATAAPAATHTTPTLSEDDEARVRGLLQRLDETLGDDGRLL, encoded by the coding sequence ATGAAGCAGATCGAGGTCAAGATCATGCAGCAGAGCTATTTGCTGAGCTGCCCCGAAGACCAGGAAACGCGCATGCTCAGCGCGGTCGAACGCGTCGATGCGGCGATGACTCGCATCCGTGATGCAGGCAAGGTCCGCGCGCGCGAACGCATTGCCGTGCTGGCTGCACTCAACATGGCGTTCGAGATAGCCGACCACGAAACTGCGGCATTGGCGGCCAAGGAACAGACGGATGCCTTGCTCGCTGCGGTTGCCACTGCAGCGCCCGCAGCCACGCACACCACGCCGACGCTGAGCGAGGACGACGAAGCCCGCGTGCGGGGCCTGCTGCAGCGTCTGGATGAAACACTGGGCGACGACGGCCGCCTGCTCTGA
- a CDS encoding DUF904 domain-containing protein has translation MAPPSSLDQISERVERLLVRHAELQRTNALLSQQVLTLTQERDSLKSRLQTVRHRMDSLLERLPDIPDSKDEAS, from the coding sequence ATGGCTCCACCATCCTCCCTAGATCAGATCTCCGAGCGCGTTGAGCGTCTGTTGGTTCGTCATGCTGAATTGCAGCGCACCAACGCGTTGCTGTCCCAGCAGGTTCTGACCCTGACGCAAGAGCGCGACTCCCTCAAATCCCGCCTTCAGACGGTTCGCCACCGCATGGATTCGCTGCTGGAGCGGCTGCCCGATATTCCGGATTCGAAAGACGAAGCGTCATGA
- a CDS encoding TonB-dependent receptor domain-containing protein, with amino-acid sequence MMTTRSVVLARSAALPLALAACFPTFAQTLVAQAATASELRETVVTATRVEQPLSDLVADVSIIDSTTLRKSGAVSVADVLSRVPGVQISSNGGPGANAGVFVRGGENRFTAVYIDGVRVDSQSVGGMQWEQIPLSQIDRIEVLRGPAAAVYGSDAVSGVIQLFTKKGEGKPAPYVGVGFGNQGTRTAEAGVSGSAGAFDYSLGVSHERSDGFNARPISTVNPDDDGYKRTSGNARVGWNFAPGQRLQASFLASNLNSQYDDTVSRTNDDRNHNQLRTAALSWDAKWSDRYSTLVQVNESNAKYSSEPNFYMTETTVRSYLFQNEYRVGVHRFTAALERREDELHNPATAFAPDLKRDRSQNALALGYGLIAGAHTLQANLRRDDDSEFGGKSTGSLSYSYAINSEWRVTAAGGTSFRAPTLYQRFSEYGDASLQPETGRNIEIGTRWTRGSSSAGVVAYRNRVKNLIVYGAAGTCPSPWGCYQAVGRAEYEGVTLSAAHKLGPVSLNGSVDFQNPHDLDTGRQLARRSKRYAKLSADTDIAGWTVGAEMNAASRRYDSSSGNNMLGGYTVFNLYTSTNIGRDFTLLARVNNIADKDYQLARNYATPGRTLYVGLKWAPQ; translated from the coding sequence ATGATGACAACTCGTTCTGTTGTGTTGGCCCGTTCTGCGGCTTTGCCTTTGGCGCTTGCCGCCTGTTTTCCTACTTTTGCCCAGACGCTGGTGGCCCAGGCCGCCACGGCATCCGAACTGCGTGAGACGGTGGTGACCGCCACGCGCGTGGAGCAGCCACTTTCTGATCTGGTGGCCGATGTATCGATCATCGACTCGACGACGCTGCGCAAGAGCGGCGCCGTGAGCGTGGCGGACGTGCTCTCGCGCGTGCCGGGCGTTCAGATCTCGAGCAATGGCGGCCCGGGTGCCAACGCTGGCGTGTTCGTGCGTGGAGGTGAGAATCGCTTCACCGCCGTCTACATCGACGGCGTGCGGGTGGATTCGCAATCGGTGGGAGGCATGCAGTGGGAGCAGATCCCGCTCTCGCAGATCGACCGCATCGAAGTGCTGCGCGGCCCGGCTGCTGCGGTCTATGGTTCCGACGCCGTCTCCGGCGTGATTCAGCTCTTCACCAAGAAGGGCGAGGGCAAGCCAGCGCCCTATGTGGGCGTGGGCTTCGGCAACCAAGGCACGCGCACGGCGGAGGCCGGAGTGAGCGGCAGCGCGGGCGCGTTCGATTATTCGCTCGGCGTCTCGCATGAGCGCAGCGATGGCTTCAACGCCCGTCCCATCTCCACCGTCAACCCCGACGATGACGGCTACAAGCGCACCTCCGGCAACGCGCGCGTGGGCTGGAACTTCGCGCCCGGCCAGCGCCTGCAGGCCTCGTTCCTGGCCAGCAATCTGAATTCGCAGTACGACGACACCGTCAGCCGCACGAACGACGACCGCAACCACAACCAGCTGCGTACCGCCGCGCTGTCGTGGGATGCCAAGTGGAGCGATCGCTACAGCACGCTCGTGCAGGTCAACGAGTCGAACGCCAAGTACAGCTCAGAGCCGAACTTCTACATGACTGAGACGACGGTGCGCAGCTACTTGTTCCAGAACGAGTACCGCGTGGGCGTGCACCGTTTCACTGCGGCGCTCGAGCGTCGCGAAGACGAGCTGCACAACCCGGCGACGGCGTTTGCGCCCGATCTTAAACGTGATCGTTCGCAGAACGCACTCGCGCTCGGCTACGGCCTGATCGCCGGAGCGCATACGCTGCAGGCCAATCTGCGCCGTGACGACGACAGCGAATTCGGCGGCAAGAGCACCGGCAGTCTCTCGTATAGCTACGCGATCAACAGCGAATGGCGCGTGACGGCCGCGGGCGGTACCTCGTTCCGCGCGCCGACGCTCTACCAGCGCTTTAGCGAATACGGCGATGCATCGCTGCAGCCCGAGACTGGCCGCAATATCGAGATTGGTACGCGTTGGACGCGTGGCTCGAGCAGCGCGGGCGTGGTGGCTTATCGCAACCGCGTGAAGAACCTGATTGTCTACGGCGCTGCGGGCACCTGCCCATCGCCCTGGGGCTGCTATCAGGCCGTGGGCCGTGCCGAATACGAAGGCGTGACGCTGAGCGCCGCGCACAAGCTCGGCCCCGTGTCGTTGAACGGCTCGGTCGATTTCCAGAATCCGCATGATCTGGATACTGGCCGTCAGCTTGCACGTCGCTCCAAGCGCTACGCCAAGCTGAGTGCGGACACCGACATCGCTGGCTGGACCGTGGGGGCGGAAATGAACGCCGCATCACGCCGCTACGACAGCTCCTCGGGCAACAACATGCTCGGCGGCTACACGGTGTTCAACCTCTACACCAGCACCAACATCGGCCGCGATTTCACGCTGCTTGCGCGCGTGAACAACATCGCCGACAAGGACTACCAGCTCGCACGCAACTACGCCACGCCGGGCCGCACGCTCTACGTCGGTCTGAAGTGGGCGCCGCAGTAA
- a CDS encoding bifunctional adenosylcobinamide kinase/adenosylcobinamide-phosphate guanylyltransferase, with product MTTRHGIDSDRNTIARSELILGGQKSGKSRRAELLARQWLAGCSAHRAGLIATGQAWDDEMRERIARHQRDRAERVPGLFTLEEPRAVGELISVKSDANTLLIVDCLTLWLTNWLMPMEAADVSGHDWAAQSATFLRSVRKAPGPVILVGNEIGLGVIPMGREVRAFVDALGLLNQQVASACARVTLMAAGLPLSLKDE from the coding sequence ATGACGACAAGACACGGCATCGACAGCGATCGCAACACCATTGCACGCAGCGAGCTGATTCTGGGCGGCCAGAAAAGCGGCAAGTCGCGTCGCGCGGAACTGCTCGCGCGGCAGTGGCTTGCCGGGTGCTCTGCGCATCGCGCTGGCCTGATCGCGACAGGGCAGGCGTGGGATGACGAGATGCGTGAGCGCATCGCGCGCCATCAGCGCGACCGGGCCGAGCGCGTGCCGGGCCTCTTCACGCTGGAAGAGCCGCGTGCGGTGGGCGAGCTGATCTCCGTGAAGTCTGATGCGAACACGCTGCTTATCGTCGATTGCCTCACGCTCTGGCTCACCAACTGGCTCATGCCCATGGAAGCTGCGGACGTGAGCGGGCACGATTGGGCGGCGCAATCGGCTACATTTTTGCGCTCCGTGAGGAAAGCGCCCGGACCCGTCATCCTGGTGGGAAACGAGATCGGTCTGGGTGTGATTCCGATGGGGCGCGAGGTGCGTGCTTTTGTGGATGCGTTGGGCTTGCTGAACCAGCAGGTCGCCAGCGCCTGCGCCCGTGTGACGTTGATGGCGGCGGGCTTGCCGCTCAGTTTGAAGGACGAGTGA